One segment of Rosa chinensis cultivar Old Blush chromosome 6, RchiOBHm-V2, whole genome shotgun sequence DNA contains the following:
- the LOC112169952 gene encoding senescence-associated carboxylesterase 101 isoform X1, giving the protein MTHNQFSSGLESANLVVTSDPVHQAWSAIEKQKQINPNAESTLCNVTQESNLTIIAFGTPLGSLHEEGGLVSSSTLKADNFIDLELLFTKSNESFSINQAAIKLFRSNYDELNRKKTELIELSEISLIIITGQSVGGSAATLFTLWLLKGLDLLKTKRPLCITFGSPLVGDEHLRQCVSQFATWKSCFLHVASNQDPTPKLFLTRNTSGAYKPFGAFLLCSSSGCACSEDPDLILEQLVTTNSLSAQNQDPNIEFSYSQVLEDLKHKALCKSSSPSIERERDPLQASFVTQLLAIGVLTQQQPDTEMKNLIQRMKKHETELLIQKKKKNSGSDKKLNKMKTCLALFEWYEKESNFLNTGYYDMYKKQCNPSDINVSEYKKRLLNFWEDTVIEVENKPQMEGSPLEVRWLWAGTNYRRMIEPLHIAEFYKKSGARNYKNGGKRPKHFILLEQWLEKEIEGLAKRQMPASLNEDSCFWAHVEDAIILCNLLNNGESVTDAEKVTYKEELKKFEDYVCNAIDNYTVAPRVFLEKGTFMRWWKEYKGIVGSAYSSQLADYMNNRTYLKYK; this is encoded by the exons ATGACTCACAACCA ATTTAGCAGCGGTTTAGAATCggcaaacttggtggtgacctCTGATCCGGTACACCAGGCATGGAGTGCGATTGAGAAACAAAAACAGATTAATCCGAATGCAGAATCAACTTTGTGCAATGTAACCCAAGAATCAAATCTAACCATCATAGCTTTCGGCACTCCACTTGGCTCTCTTCATGAAGAAGGCGGCTTGGTTTCATCGTCAACTCTCAAGGCCGACAATTTTATTGACTTGGAACTTTTATTCACCAAAAGCAACGAAAGTTTCTCAATCAATCAAGCAGCAATCAAGCTTTTTCGCTCCAACTACGATGAGCTGAATCGGAAGAAAACTGAG CTGATAGAGCTTAGTGAGATTTCACTAATAATCATCACCGGACAATCTGTGGGAGGCAGTGCGGCTACGCTCTTCACCTTATGGTTGTTGAAAGGGCTAGATTTATTGAAAACCAAACGCCCCCTTTGCATTACTTTTGGCTCACCCCTAGTTGGCGATGAACATCTCCGACAATGTGTGTCGCAGTTCGCAACATGGAAATCTTGCTTCTTGCATGTAGCCTCTAACCAAGATCCTACACCTAAACTTTTTCTAACCCGAAATACGAGTGGGGCTTATAAGCCTTTCGGGGCATTCCTATTATGCTCTTCATCCGGTTGTGCTTGCTCTGAGGACCCGGACCTCATCTTGGAACAGTTGGTGACAACCAATTCTCTAAGTGCACAAAACCAAGATCCTAATATAGAGTTTAGTTACAGTCAAGTTTTGGAAGATCTCAAGCACAAGGCGTTATGTAAGAGCAGTTCTCCGTCTATCGAAAGGGAAAGAGATCCACTTCAAGCAAGCTTTGTCACACAACTACTAGCAATTGGAGTTCTCACACAG CAACAGCCCGATACAGAGATGAAGAATCTGATTCAAAGGATGAAAAAACATGAAACAGAGTTATtaattcagaagaagaagaagaattctgGTTCAGACAAGAAATTGAATAAGATGAAAACGTGTTTGGCCTTATTCGAGTGGTACGAGAAGGAGTCAAACTTTTTGAACACTGGATACTATGACATGTACAAAAAGCAGTGCAATCCGAGTGATATTAATGTTAGTGAGTACAAGAAAAGGCTTTTGAATTTCTGGGAGGACACAGTTATAGAAGTAGAGAATAAGCCTCAGATGGAAGGATCTCCCCTTGAAGTACGTTGGCTTTGGGCGGGTACAAACTACAGAAGGATGATTGAACCACTTCACATTGCAGAGTTCTACAAGAAAAGTGGCGCGAGAAATTACAAAAATGGTGGGAAAAGGCCTAAACATTTCATTCTATTGGAGCAATGGCTGGAAAAGGAGATAGAAGGGTTAGCCAAAAGACAGATGCCTGCTTCTTTAAATGAAGATTCTTGTTTCTGGGCACACGTTGAGGATGCCATTATCTTGTGCAACCTTTTGAACAATGGAGAATCGGTTACCGATGCAGAGAAAGTAACATACAAGGAGGAGTTGAAAAAGTTCGAGGATTACGTGTGCAATGCTATCGACAACTATACAGTGGCTCCTCGTGTTTTCTTGGAGAAGGGCACTTTTATGAGATGGTGGAAGGAGTACAAGGGAATTGTTGGAAGTGCTTACTCCTCACAGCTCGCTGACTATATGAACAATCGCACTTACCTCAAGTATAAATGA
- the LOC112169953 gene encoding galacturonosyltransferase 8, with the protein MANPRLSGATSRGGAANRSSSFRLLALAITASAVVFFFSLTFIFTSPTGDSSDLDTLGFNSGSFGLGSTRRSVLALKSDPLKPRLDQIRKQAEDHRTLALAYASYARKLKLENAKLVRIFADLSRNYSDLMNKPSYRALFESDGISIDESVLRQFEKEVKERIKVTRQVIAEAKESFDNQLKIQKLKDTIFQVNEQLTKAKKQGAFSSLIAAKSIPKSLHCVAMRLMEERIAHPEKYTDEGKPTPPELEDPSLYHYAIFSDNVIAASVVVNSAVKNANEPWKHVFHVVTDKMNLGAMQVMFKLKDYNGARVEVKAVEDYKFLNSSYVPVLKQLENAKLQQFYFENKLENATKDTTNMKFRNPKYLSILNHLRFYLPEMYPKLNRILFLDDDIVVQKDLTGLWKIDMDGKVNGAVETCFGSFHRYAQYMNFSHPLIKEKFNPNACAWAYGMNFFDLDAWRRVNCTADYHYWQNLNENRTLWKLGTLPPGLITFYSTTKPLDKSWHVLGLGYNPSISMDEIRNAAVVHFNGNMKPWLDIAMNQFKPIWEKHVDYDLEFVQGCNFGM; encoded by the exons ATGGCGAACCCGCGACTCTCCGGCGCCACCAGTAGAGGCGGAGCAGCCAATCGAAGCTCCTCTTTCAGATTACTGGCCCTCGCCATTACCGCCTCAGCCGTCGTCTTCTTCTTTTCCCTCACTTTCATCTTCACTTCCCCAACTGGAGACTCCTCTGATCTCGACACCTTG ggtttcaattcgGGTTCTTTTGGATTGGGGTCCACGAGAAGGTCGGTGCTGGCTCTGAAGTCCGACCCGCTAAAGCCCCGGCTGGATCAGATCCGGAAGCAAGCGGAGGATCACCGAACCCTAGCCCTCGCTTACGCTAGCTATGCTCGGAAGCTGAAGCTCGAGAACGCCAAGCTGGTCAGGATCTTCGCCGATCTCTCCCGGAACTACTCCGATCTCATGAACAAGCCGTCCTATCGGGCTCTGTTTGAGTCCGACGGGATCTCGATCGACGAATCGGTATTGCGGCAGTTCGAGAAGGAAGTGAAGGAGCGTATCAAAGTGACCAGGCAAGTGATTGCCGAGGCGAAAGAGTCTTTCGATAACCAGCTCAAGATTCAGAAGCTCAAGGACACCATTTTCCAAGTGAATGAGCAGCTGACCAAGGCCAAGAAGCAGGGAGCTTTCTCCAGCTTGATTGCCGCCAAGTCGATCCCGAAGAGCTTGCATTGTGTTGCAATGCGGTTGATGGAGGAGCGGATTGCGCATCCCGAGAAGTATACCGATGAAGGGAAGCCGACGCCGCCGGAATTGGAGGACCCGAGCCTGTACCATTATGCTATATTTTCAGATAATGTGATTGCCGCATCTGTGGTGGTGAATTCGGCGGTGAAGAATGCCAACGAGCCGTGGAAGCATGTGTTTCATGTGGTGACTGATAAGATGAATCTTGGAGCAATGCAGGTTATGTTCAAGTTGAAGGACTACAATGGGGCAAGAGTTGAGGTGAAGGCTGTGGAGGATTACAAGTTCTTGAATTCTTCGTATGTGCCGGTGCTTAAGCAATTAGAGAATGCAAAGTTGCAACAATTTTACTTTGAGAATAAGCTTGAGAATGCAACCAAAGACACAACAAACATGAAGTTTAGGAACCCTAAGTATTTGTCTATATTGAACCACTTGAGGTTTTATTTGCCTGAAATGTACCCGAAGTTGAACAGAATACTGTTTTTGGATGATGATATCGTGGTTCAGAAGGACTTAACTGGGTTATGGAAAATTGATATGGATGGGAAGGTGAATGGGGCGGTTGAGACATGTTTTGGGTCCTTCCATCGTTATGCACAGTACATGAATTTCTCACACCCATTGATCAAGGAGAAGTTTAATCCGAATGCCTGCGCTTGGGCTTATGGAATGAACTTCTTTGATCTGGATGCTTGGCGAAGGGTGAACTGCACAGCGGATTATCACTACTGGCAGAATCTG AATGAGAATCGTACCCTGTGGAAATTGGGGACTTTACCCCCAGGTTTGATCACATTTTACTCAACAACGAAGCCACTGGACAAGTCATGGCATGTTCTGGGACTCGGCTATAATCCAAGCATCAGCATGGATGAGATTCGCAATGCTGCAGTGGTGCACTTCAATGGGAATATGAAGCCTTGGCTTGATATTGCCATGAACCAATTCAAGCCAATCTGGGAAAAGCACGTTGATTATGATCTAGAGTTTGTTCAGGGCTGCAACTTTGGGATGTAA
- the LOC112169952 gene encoding senescence-associated carboxylesterase 101 isoform X2 gives MTHNQFSSGLESANLVVTSDPVHQAWSAIEKQKQINPNAESTLCNVTQESNLTIIAFGTPLGSLHEEGGLVSSSTLKADNFIDLELLFTKSNESFSINQAAIKLFRSNYDELNRKKTELIELSEISLIIITGQSVGGSAATLFTLWLLKGLDLLKTKRPLCITFGSPLVGDEHLRQCVSQFATWKSCFLHVASNQDPTPKLFLTRNTSGAYKPFGAFLLCSSSGCACSEDPDLILEQLVTTNSLSAQNQDPNIEFSYSQVLEDLKHKALCKSSSPSIERERDPLQASFVTQLLAIGVLTQPDTEMKNLIQRMKKHETELLIQKKKKNSGSDKKLNKMKTCLALFEWYEKESNFLNTGYYDMYKKQCNPSDINVSEYKKRLLNFWEDTVIEVENKPQMEGSPLEVRWLWAGTNYRRMIEPLHIAEFYKKSGARNYKNGGKRPKHFILLEQWLEKEIEGLAKRQMPASLNEDSCFWAHVEDAIILCNLLNNGESVTDAEKVTYKEELKKFEDYVCNAIDNYTVAPRVFLEKGTFMRWWKEYKGIVGSAYSSQLADYMNNRTYLKYK, from the exons ATGACTCACAACCA ATTTAGCAGCGGTTTAGAATCggcaaacttggtggtgacctCTGATCCGGTACACCAGGCATGGAGTGCGATTGAGAAACAAAAACAGATTAATCCGAATGCAGAATCAACTTTGTGCAATGTAACCCAAGAATCAAATCTAACCATCATAGCTTTCGGCACTCCACTTGGCTCTCTTCATGAAGAAGGCGGCTTGGTTTCATCGTCAACTCTCAAGGCCGACAATTTTATTGACTTGGAACTTTTATTCACCAAAAGCAACGAAAGTTTCTCAATCAATCAAGCAGCAATCAAGCTTTTTCGCTCCAACTACGATGAGCTGAATCGGAAGAAAACTGAG CTGATAGAGCTTAGTGAGATTTCACTAATAATCATCACCGGACAATCTGTGGGAGGCAGTGCGGCTACGCTCTTCACCTTATGGTTGTTGAAAGGGCTAGATTTATTGAAAACCAAACGCCCCCTTTGCATTACTTTTGGCTCACCCCTAGTTGGCGATGAACATCTCCGACAATGTGTGTCGCAGTTCGCAACATGGAAATCTTGCTTCTTGCATGTAGCCTCTAACCAAGATCCTACACCTAAACTTTTTCTAACCCGAAATACGAGTGGGGCTTATAAGCCTTTCGGGGCATTCCTATTATGCTCTTCATCCGGTTGTGCTTGCTCTGAGGACCCGGACCTCATCTTGGAACAGTTGGTGACAACCAATTCTCTAAGTGCACAAAACCAAGATCCTAATATAGAGTTTAGTTACAGTCAAGTTTTGGAAGATCTCAAGCACAAGGCGTTATGTAAGAGCAGTTCTCCGTCTATCGAAAGGGAAAGAGATCCACTTCAAGCAAGCTTTGTCACACAACTACTAGCAATTGGAGTTCTCACACAG CCCGATACAGAGATGAAGAATCTGATTCAAAGGATGAAAAAACATGAAACAGAGTTATtaattcagaagaagaagaagaattctgGTTCAGACAAGAAATTGAATAAGATGAAAACGTGTTTGGCCTTATTCGAGTGGTACGAGAAGGAGTCAAACTTTTTGAACACTGGATACTATGACATGTACAAAAAGCAGTGCAATCCGAGTGATATTAATGTTAGTGAGTACAAGAAAAGGCTTTTGAATTTCTGGGAGGACACAGTTATAGAAGTAGAGAATAAGCCTCAGATGGAAGGATCTCCCCTTGAAGTACGTTGGCTTTGGGCGGGTACAAACTACAGAAGGATGATTGAACCACTTCACATTGCAGAGTTCTACAAGAAAAGTGGCGCGAGAAATTACAAAAATGGTGGGAAAAGGCCTAAACATTTCATTCTATTGGAGCAATGGCTGGAAAAGGAGATAGAAGGGTTAGCCAAAAGACAGATGCCTGCTTCTTTAAATGAAGATTCTTGTTTCTGGGCACACGTTGAGGATGCCATTATCTTGTGCAACCTTTTGAACAATGGAGAATCGGTTACCGATGCAGAGAAAGTAACATACAAGGAGGAGTTGAAAAAGTTCGAGGATTACGTGTGCAATGCTATCGACAACTATACAGTGGCTCCTCGTGTTTTCTTGGAGAAGGGCACTTTTATGAGATGGTGGAAGGAGTACAAGGGAATTGTTGGAAGTGCTTACTCCTCACAGCTCGCTGACTATATGAACAATCGCACTTACCTCAAGTATAAATGA